A region from the Cetobacterium somerae ATCC BAA-474 genome encodes:
- a CDS encoding ABC transporter permease, with protein sequence MAYKNIEVDFANFREEIFSSKAVKYTNTETKEGSSELDFTFATENEKVKEEITRKSFTFAEDAWRKLKQNKLSIAGLIFIILITTLAVVVPIFSKYSIFETNLSMTNRFPSAAHWFGTDQLGRDIFVRVMYGARYSLAIAFIASFLNLIIGILYGGVSGYFGGRVDTFMMRVVDIIYSIPMTIYVILIMVTFEKGGFLNIVLALALSYWIGMARIVRGEILQLKQQEYILAARTLGASNRRILFKHLLPNSMSSIIVTLTLQIPSAIFTEAFLSFIGLGITPPAASWGTLANDALGGFRLYPYQLVFPTLAICLTILAFNLLGDGLRDALDPKVRG encoded by the coding sequence ATGGCTTACAAAAATATAGAAGTAGATTTTGCTAATTTTAGAGAAGAGATATTTTCTTCTAAAGCTGTGAAATATACTAATACTGAAACTAAAGAGGGAAGTTCAGAGTTAGATTTTACATTTGCTACTGAAAATGAAAAGGTAAAAGAGGAGATAACTAGAAAAAGTTTTACTTTCGCTGAAGATGCTTGGAGAAAATTAAAACAAAATAAACTTTCAATAGCAGGGTTAATATTTATTATACTGATAACAACTCTTGCTGTAGTAGTTCCGATTTTTTCAAAATATAGTATCTTTGAAACTAACTTAAGTATGACAAATAGATTTCCAAGTGCAGCTCATTGGTTTGGAACGGACCAACTTGGAAGAGATATTTTTGTGAGAGTTATGTATGGGGCACGTTACTCTTTAGCAATTGCATTTATAGCATCTTTTTTAAATCTAATAATTGGAATTTTATATGGAGGAGTATCTGGATATTTTGGAGGAAGAGTTGATACTTTTATGATGAGAGTTGTGGATATTATATACTCTATTCCAATGACAATATATGTAATTTTAATTATGGTTACTTTTGAAAAAGGTGGATTTTTAAATATAGTTTTAGCACTGGCATTATCATATTGGATTGGAATGGCAAGAATAGTAAGAGGAGAGATTTTACAGTTAAAACAACAGGAGTATATTTTAGCTGCTAGAACACTTGGAGCTTCAAATAGAAGAATACTTTTCAAACATCTTTTGCCAAATAGTATGAGTTCAATAATAGTTACATTAACTTTACAAATACCATCAGCAATTTTTACAGAAGCATTTTTAAGTTTTATAGGTTTAGGAATTACTCCACCAGCAGCTTCTTGGGGAACGCTAGCAAATGATGCATTAGGTGGATTTAGATTATATCCATATCAATTAGTATTTCCAACTTTAGCAATATGTTTAACAATATTGGCATTTAATCTATTAGGGGATGGATTAAGAGATGCATTAGATCCTAAGGTAAGGGGGTAG